In Persicimonas caeni, a single window of DNA contains:
- the pglZ gene encoding BREX-5 system phosphatase PglZ — protein sequence MKPVTGPPTRSLQDLAQELIETTCKIAKKHGDHRIIWWDDGGFLEEVVRKACDRRDEFDFVGVAKDESSLLLRKRVQERASTAGTDSFQVLYIPHERGDRAWFRDVEEGGARIPVGIEELSARLYGVQRWEVFDDTLESAGQESRRADRAEYLLEQLGHTATGRPDLPTLQAELLTNGHGRPDEYILKMGWGDMSDDEDTVARVRQELTKAGVVGLEDSDGPQAIEEKVRKWAVAQWMLHEGFPADALPSPYDGSVPFEHHRMRQMLEGVLRKAKRKEPLDRIYLGEARFFKDAILRFGEAWRLAKCPVNGALDEELWKLWLSDFERGEYEQCHERAVVRRDALCDAYDVDVHGIGADDSPWIRAWEEAAQMADLARRYETWEELGDVPIATLYGDQDEGTWKIDRAVRRIVVSGHPERDLPSWHPARGGLGPKRDELVTTQYVKYMEALSTRCAKALEIGEVFEGVTRTHGFLSEHWDKFNTTERVAVFYIDALRLDLAYELAERLSQAGDEGAAYTIESHICAGVLPSETHFGMGAITPGRPDTYRVRFKDSSGKPKLRAQRKGDDLSTNNRNTLLEREGWSVTRDPNDGWEESRHVAYFDTEIDDIGEKDLSGIEHKLSRRVEELAELIEEVMERETWTKAFVVADHGFVLLPEEQTNFEDVSVSDKKVDVARRRTASRGHDKTFTDSVMVDSSTPGFDYLDDDVHLELLTQPLQRFGKQGISDLRYYHGGASPQEFILNFLEITKE from the coding sequence ATGAAGCCAGTCACTGGACCTCCAACGCGGTCGCTTCAGGATCTCGCGCAGGAGCTCATCGAGACGACCTGCAAAATTGCAAAGAAGCACGGTGATCATCGCATCATCTGGTGGGATGACGGCGGCTTCCTCGAAGAGGTCGTTCGCAAAGCCTGTGACCGACGTGACGAATTCGACTTTGTAGGTGTGGCAAAGGACGAGAGTTCGCTGTTGCTCCGCAAGCGTGTCCAGGAGAGGGCGAGCACCGCCGGAACGGACTCCTTTCAGGTCCTGTATATCCCGCACGAACGCGGCGACCGAGCGTGGTTTCGAGATGTGGAGGAAGGTGGCGCTCGGATCCCCGTCGGGATCGAGGAACTGTCTGCGCGACTCTATGGTGTGCAGCGTTGGGAGGTATTCGACGACACGCTCGAGAGCGCCGGCCAAGAGAGCCGACGTGCTGACCGGGCCGAATATCTCCTCGAGCAACTCGGCCACACCGCCACAGGGCGCCCCGACCTGCCGACCTTGCAGGCCGAGCTTCTGACCAACGGTCACGGCCGACCCGACGAGTACATCCTGAAGATGGGTTGGGGCGACATGAGCGACGACGAGGATACCGTCGCCCGGGTGCGCCAGGAGTTGACGAAGGCCGGTGTAGTTGGACTCGAAGACAGCGACGGTCCGCAGGCTATTGAAGAGAAGGTGCGCAAGTGGGCTGTCGCACAGTGGATGCTTCACGAGGGCTTTCCGGCCGACGCCTTGCCGTCACCGTATGACGGTTCGGTCCCCTTCGAGCACCACCGTATGCGGCAAATGCTCGAGGGTGTGCTCCGAAAGGCGAAGCGCAAGGAGCCGCTGGATCGGATTTACCTTGGCGAAGCTCGCTTTTTCAAAGATGCCATCTTGCGTTTCGGTGAGGCCTGGCGGCTCGCCAAGTGTCCGGTCAACGGGGCGCTCGACGAGGAGCTTTGGAAGCTCTGGTTGAGTGACTTCGAGCGTGGCGAATACGAGCAATGCCACGAGCGTGCAGTTGTACGGAGAGATGCGCTGTGTGATGCGTATGACGTCGATGTACACGGGATCGGCGCGGATGACTCGCCGTGGATCCGCGCCTGGGAAGAAGCTGCACAGATGGCCGACCTCGCCCGGCGCTACGAGACCTGGGAAGAGCTGGGCGATGTTCCAATCGCGACGCTGTACGGCGACCAGGACGAGGGAACGTGGAAGATAGACCGTGCGGTTCGCCGGATCGTCGTGTCGGGTCATCCTGAGCGCGATCTGCCGTCGTGGCATCCCGCGCGCGGCGGTCTCGGTCCGAAGCGCGATGAGCTCGTGACGACTCAGTACGTCAAGTACATGGAGGCGCTCAGCACTCGTTGTGCGAAGGCTCTGGAGATCGGCGAGGTCTTCGAGGGCGTGACGAGAACGCACGGATTCCTGTCGGAGCACTGGGACAAGTTCAACACCACCGAGCGAGTCGCGGTGTTCTACATCGACGCCCTACGCCTCGACCTCGCCTACGAGTTGGCCGAGCGTCTTAGCCAGGCCGGCGACGAAGGCGCAGCCTACACCATCGAGTCCCACATCTGCGCCGGCGTGCTCCCCTCGGAGACACACTTCGGAATGGGAGCCATCACACCTGGCCGCCCTGATACATATCGAGTCCGCTTCAAGGATAGCTCGGGCAAGCCCAAGCTGCGCGCCCAGCGCAAAGGCGACGACCTGAGCACGAACAATCGCAACACACTGCTCGAGCGCGAGGGTTGGAGCGTAACACGGGATCCCAACGATGGCTGGGAGGAAAGCCGCCACGTCGCATACTTCGACACCGAAATCGACGACATCGGCGAGAAAGACCTGTCCGGCATCGAGCACAAGCTCTCCAGGCGAGTCGAGGAACTAGCCGAGCTGATCGAAGAAGTCATGGAGCGTGAGACCTGGACCAAGGCGTTCGTGGTCGCCGACCACGGCTTCGTGCTTTTGCCCGAAGAGCAGACCAACTTCGAGGACGTCTCAGTCTCCGACAAGAAGGTCGATGTCGCCCGACGCCGGACTGCGAGCCGAGGTCACGACAAAACCTTCACCGACAGCGTCATGGTGGATTCGTCGACTCCCGGATTCGACTACCTGGACGACGACGTCCACCTCGAGCTTCTGACTCAGCCGCTGCAGCGTTTCGGCAAGCAGGGCATCAGCGACCTTCGCTACTACCACGGCGGTGCGTCACCTCAGGAGTTTATCCTCAATTTCCTAGAGATAACGAAGGAGTAG
- a CDS encoding helicase-related protein, producing the protein MGDTSIHADEIVAESLQPGDKIRLNGKAAEVILIHDVGGSPYLRAVIEGMGIKSVALADVTVEKEGGDELDTIPLDDIQSADRFDLRVRAIQLRLAHNQGKLLSISNSLVRLEPYQLACVNQVMGKLRQRVLIADDVGLGKTIEAGLLLKELEARRRADRVLFVVPAHLQGKWIRDMQRFFDIRLTQANRLWVDGERHRLGEETNIWKQEGLRLVTSMAFLRQKEFQRELEDAFWDVVVVDECHKASKRGNSPSVTSKRVEQVCHNSDALVLLSATPHDGKEQPFRSLISYIDPFRVATDQELDKQTVDEVMVRRGKDTIFDDDGERVFPNRDVQTVELEMTPSEKDLYDDVTHYVREIFNRSERLNAPVIGFAMALMQKRLVSSVGAIRETMRRRLQGLLEIDEVSLSSDAKAYLDGDDLEEDDKVRVEQELEKLTVPGADEEYEAEIEALRKIVKQAEELPVDTKGRAFKSFIQKLLAENPNEKILLFTEYRDTLDYILDLVADEPWADEILQIHGGVDKEDRAKIEHEFNFGRSRFLFCTDAASEGIDLQHACHIMINYELPWNPNRLEQRIGRIHRYGQQKEVKVWNFQFSDTRESKIFGMLQQKIDNIRDKVGATADVLGILDGLDIEALVMRSLRDDKPISATAEELEREFEERQQTLLEWYDRSLIDCTTFDAESRRKIMEVVDESEDIFGTESDMQDFIVHGVQTLGGSAKDASARVFDLKLPDTLKRKLGNEAPNGPFTTDRDLAMRRDDVTFLAPDSPLVQVLIDHVLNASPADDASLEGTPPGNSGFGGSVGMKVLPFLDRPGITYVYRTAFEDGTNEVLREELWPVFVDAQSLDARTDLGKRVLDGTSLQISADLDAAKSLIEHERELRKAAERQLAHDLAAQRDELVAKRRRETDRELEHVGEYRRAERERVQKFISAYEAKQAEGKDMEIAIKGQRHRLKHLEERTAKREENIRRKAQVVSLEPELVGVCLSLPS; encoded by the coding sequence ATGGGGGACACCTCCATTCACGCCGATGAAATTGTCGCAGAAAGCCTGCAGCCCGGCGACAAGATTCGCCTCAACGGAAAGGCGGCCGAGGTGATTCTTATCCATGACGTGGGCGGATCACCCTACCTACGCGCCGTCATCGAGGGCATGGGAATCAAGTCCGTCGCCTTGGCGGATGTGACCGTCGAGAAGGAAGGCGGAGACGAGCTCGACACGATTCCGCTCGACGACATCCAGTCGGCCGACCGCTTCGACCTGCGAGTCCGCGCGATTCAACTCCGCTTGGCCCACAACCAGGGCAAGCTCCTGAGTATCTCGAACTCGCTCGTGCGCCTCGAGCCATACCAGCTCGCCTGCGTCAACCAGGTGATGGGTAAGCTGCGCCAGCGCGTACTGATTGCTGACGACGTCGGTCTCGGTAAGACCATCGAGGCCGGGCTGCTCCTCAAGGAGCTCGAGGCTCGCCGGCGCGCCGACCGCGTGTTGTTCGTGGTGCCGGCGCACCTGCAGGGGAAGTGGATCCGCGACATGCAGCGGTTCTTCGACATCCGGCTCACCCAGGCGAACCGGCTGTGGGTCGATGGCGAGCGACATCGGCTCGGCGAGGAGACCAATATCTGGAAGCAGGAGGGGCTGAGGCTTGTTACCAGCATGGCGTTCCTACGCCAGAAAGAGTTCCAGCGGGAGCTCGAAGATGCCTTCTGGGATGTCGTGGTGGTCGACGAATGCCACAAAGCGAGCAAACGCGGAAACTCGCCGAGTGTCACCTCGAAGCGCGTCGAGCAGGTCTGCCACAATTCGGATGCGCTCGTGCTGTTGAGCGCGACGCCGCACGACGGCAAGGAGCAGCCCTTCCGCTCGCTGATTAGCTATATCGATCCGTTCCGTGTCGCGACCGACCAGGAGCTCGATAAGCAGACAGTCGACGAGGTGATGGTGCGTCGGGGCAAGGACACCATCTTCGACGACGACGGCGAGCGGGTCTTTCCGAACCGAGACGTCCAGACCGTCGAGCTCGAGATGACGCCGAGCGAGAAGGACCTGTACGACGACGTGACGCACTACGTCCGTGAGATCTTTAACCGGTCTGAGAGGCTCAACGCGCCCGTCATCGGCTTTGCCATGGCGCTGATGCAGAAGCGCCTGGTCAGCAGCGTAGGGGCCATCAGAGAGACCATGAGGCGCAGGTTGCAGGGGCTGCTGGAGATCGACGAGGTCTCGCTGTCATCAGACGCCAAGGCATACCTCGATGGAGACGACCTCGAGGAGGACGACAAGGTCCGCGTCGAGCAGGAGTTGGAGAAGCTGACGGTCCCCGGCGCCGACGAGGAGTACGAGGCCGAAATCGAGGCGCTCCGAAAGATCGTGAAACAGGCTGAGGAGCTTCCGGTCGACACCAAAGGCCGGGCCTTCAAGAGCTTCATCCAGAAGCTCTTGGCCGAAAACCCCAACGAGAAGATTCTGCTGTTCACGGAGTACCGCGACACACTCGACTACATCCTCGACCTCGTCGCGGACGAGCCGTGGGCCGACGAAATTCTGCAGATCCACGGCGGCGTCGACAAAGAAGACCGCGCCAAAATCGAGCACGAGTTCAACTTCGGACGTTCGCGGTTTCTGTTCTGCACCGATGCGGCCAGCGAAGGTATCGACCTCCAGCACGCCTGCCACATCATGATCAACTACGAGCTGCCGTGGAACCCGAACCGGCTCGAGCAGCGGATCGGACGCATCCACCGCTATGGTCAGCAAAAAGAGGTCAAGGTCTGGAACTTCCAGTTCAGCGACACCCGCGAGTCGAAAATCTTCGGCATGCTGCAGCAGAAGATCGACAATATCCGCGACAAGGTTGGCGCCACCGCCGACGTACTCGGCATCCTCGACGGCCTCGACATCGAGGCTCTCGTCATGCGCTCGCTTCGCGACGACAAGCCGATCTCAGCGACGGCTGAAGAACTCGAGCGCGAGTTCGAAGAGCGCCAGCAAACCCTGCTCGAATGGTATGACCGAAGCCTCATCGACTGCACCACATTCGACGCCGAGAGCCGGCGCAAGATCATGGAGGTCGTCGACGAGTCCGAAGACATCTTCGGCACCGAGTCCGACATGCAGGACTTCATCGTCCACGGCGTCCAAACCCTCGGCGGCAGCGCAAAAGACGCATCGGCACGAGTCTTCGACCTCAAACTGCCCGACACGCTCAAACGCAAGCTCGGCAACGAGGCTCCCAATGGTCCGTTCACCACGGACCGCGACCTCGCCATGCGCCGCGACGACGTCACCTTCCTCGCCCCTGACTCCCCACTCGTCCAGGTCCTCATTGACCACGTCCTGAACGCTTCGCCCGCCGACGATGCGAGCTTGGAAGGGACGCCGCCAGGTAACTCGGGATTCGGTGGATCCGTCGGCATGAAGGTGCTGCCGTTCCTCGACCGCCCGGGCATCACCTACGTCTACCGCACTGCCTTCGAGGACGGCACCAACGAAGTCCTGCGCGAAGAGCTATGGCCGGTCTTCGTCGACGCCCAATCCCTCGACGCCCGCACCGACCTCGGCAAACGCGTTCTCGACGGCACCAGCCTGCAGATATCCGCCGACCTCGACGCAGCCAAGTCGCTCATCGAACACGAGCGCGAGCTGCGCAAAGCCGCCGAACGCCAACTCGCCCACGACCTCGCCGCCCAACGCGACGAACTCGTCGCCAAACGCCGCCGCGAAACCGACCGCGAACTCGAACACGTCGGCGAATACCGCCGAGCGGAGCGCGAGCGCGTCCAGAAGTTCATCTCCGCCTATGAGGCGAAGCAGGCCGAGGGCAAGGACATGGAGATTGCTATCAAGGGCCAGAGGCACCGGCTGAAGCACCTCGAGGAGCGTACGGCGAAGCGAGAGGAGAATATCCGGCGCAAGGCCCAGGTGGTGTCGTTGGAGCCTGAGTTGGTGGGTGTTTGTTTGAGTTTGCCAAGTTGA
- a CDS encoding protein kinase domain-containing protein, whose protein sequence is MAVDMRVYELAEELGLNRQKLVQLINELPVGFTVNNYMTKLTGGEVQTIRNELASGGRADPASKEVEAVHYISINPNAESYARDVQPALDWKSAIFDDLTQGGRQLSWYNYGANREGKVVSLFGEIYCCRAGLHHSRPDTMFIFRVEDADSNLPRYVPKSYQAKFKLLERNDSPPRGKPLVHLFGDEAKPPQSKEDESRVQVATPTIKRRRVSRSGVIAEDILGSFDDEAIPSTHLKELLHRDPLTLARSWRPRTFEKANKNPGEFLDSFRQPWQKFNLLKEAPESLSLPLRNIMRGGDKSRWLAKTEFEAILELFSLEALNTYIQNRHHDDLAGQRLLRAFADIPLANQTRCKVWKEIAASLPTEQLPFEIAHTLKSLKPYPADQRHVWFEQIGKLIADENSPGSDSELHDLFNDSGINSAYPDALSWAKTFLASEPQPDSSDEAPDTDESAQVSSQPKQFDESVQDVASDGLNEPSDEWPVFLAWVVERSGTAAATIQQTVSRAQRTLENCQALGAQISEPDDVVRWQKAIGELRQEIVDWLEEFPEVEALRQNRDECQSAFNRASDVLGDKGACLVLELEAPVPSELQNALDVFDAQEELVSDLPAWLVKPTTEASSEESQLDSAHWLAALCDSSFRKGVVSLSRAIDQAGLTSAQIDIASISPPDEELETSERLQHFDRSFRALLDNASLGDVDDAHTEWISRAREHGIKPDALRETYEEVISITPQLGASLVKEFIRHLEGEEPEAIRSYVSRFKKAANEFLDFVGTEQIDAPLSMIEQRMTTRGEEGSVATFAHDRVTGRGRLATLLVVEKEDYWWMYLPVVIETDRRRSMDFELEADLERPSLKETWPPRRASIRPKTVSIAPEDWIESPSDSSKFRYEIKLELPFREPPDTYLHVKLRGVRGSRVLAEKILRWDSRCSKNREKASLDWGQDAMDYIREHPIGIQKSRDAIIKCLLNTQSVAVFAPRRFGKTTIARYIKEEGPKQQLLVAETISCTSNRREDNRPGLKYHKIWNEVSEDLQLKTGSSLTLPSDARLPSRDAFDHVREAAHRRGYEAIALVIDEAQLFFPPSDGGRLGDLIKDRLENEWALRRPGKVPLVFCFIGLPELRKRIPNLLGATTTFRSTPAEEQDLYKLIEQRSGKLLETTRGARLLLSQVSENFYVLQQLLNALVSLINQEGRWWFNRRDVNQVYDGLLRDLRNGGASELGGRVRDALNEAESVNEWRPRREYPVAAALAHTKYETGARGKDLLHLVVRKLNDWIDILGGYEGNGLRYDVRLVTENLSRLSDSELLKGTSFRSKLLEAWLIGRVESGIELESEMRDCLFRGAVPHVTVPADAEEVASGSQARILLSETSGTKKVYREVRVGNDQTRAEVLGNLTTLKEVLAAASAHEGTPYVFELEQVGLSSRDASRIIEVYPWIEGADLGSYEGRLPAQAVVDLGERLAKGLQFLHGCNVLHRDIRPRNVVLRHRGKTPVLIDFGLARLSNRVGDTTIPDEFAAPEVRSGSGRWSNAADVFSLGQTLSHVLNTDTAPTELLELLVQCAKEDPTERPSSHNGALVDAFAEIGTTLELSRKREDSWREFRKLMGTNLAKSWFGDICKKFRATIEAAEIGLLLSDFDRASAAADFLNHVMEASPYGCDNLKQLEDKTRDRNDRSALKFVRHLRNLDAHPFKNDDRRYRKFQEHPAEERKHTMEVAAEIIGAESELDSLGKVLEWFLASE, encoded by the coding sequence ATGGCTGTAGATATGCGCGTTTACGAGTTGGCAGAAGAGCTGGGGCTGAATCGCCAGAAGCTAGTACAGCTGATCAACGAGCTGCCCGTTGGCTTCACCGTCAACAACTACATGACCAAACTCACTGGCGGTGAAGTTCAGACCATCCGCAATGAATTGGCATCGGGAGGCCGAGCGGATCCAGCCTCGAAGGAAGTAGAAGCGGTTCATTACATCAGCATCAATCCAAACGCCGAATCGTATGCTCGTGACGTGCAGCCTGCGCTCGATTGGAAGTCTGCCATCTTTGACGACCTGACGCAGGGAGGAAGGCAGCTTAGCTGGTACAATTATGGAGCAAATCGAGAGGGCAAGGTTGTTTCGCTCTTCGGTGAAATCTATTGCTGCCGGGCAGGACTGCACCACAGCAGGCCGGATACGATGTTCATCTTTCGAGTTGAAGACGCAGACAGCAACTTGCCTCGCTACGTGCCAAAGTCGTACCAGGCGAAGTTCAAACTGCTGGAGAGGAATGATTCGCCACCTCGTGGAAAGCCGTTGGTGCATCTTTTTGGTGATGAGGCAAAGCCTCCCCAATCGAAAGAAGACGAGTCCCGGGTGCAGGTTGCGACGCCTACTATCAAACGTCGACGTGTTTCACGGAGTGGCGTTATCGCAGAGGACATCCTGGGATCGTTCGATGATGAAGCGATACCGAGTACTCATCTCAAGGAGCTCCTGCATCGAGATCCACTCACATTAGCCAGATCTTGGCGTCCTCGAACTTTTGAGAAAGCCAACAAGAACCCCGGCGAGTTCTTGGACTCGTTTCGCCAACCATGGCAAAAATTCAATCTCCTGAAGGAAGCCCCTGAGTCGCTTAGTCTTCCGTTGCGGAACATCATGCGTGGAGGAGACAAGTCTCGATGGCTCGCGAAGACCGAATTTGAGGCAATCCTCGAGCTATTTAGTCTCGAGGCTCTGAACACATATATTCAAAACCGCCACCACGATGATCTCGCCGGCCAGCGCCTTTTGCGAGCATTCGCCGACATCCCGCTTGCTAATCAAACGCGTTGCAAGGTGTGGAAGGAAATCGCTGCCTCTCTGCCCACCGAACAATTGCCGTTCGAAATCGCTCACACGCTGAAGTCGCTCAAGCCATATCCTGCTGACCAGCGGCACGTCTGGTTTGAACAAATTGGGAAGCTGATAGCTGACGAGAATTCACCTGGCAGTGATTCAGAACTACACGACCTATTCAACGATAGTGGCATCAACAGCGCCTATCCCGATGCTTTGAGTTGGGCGAAGACTTTTCTCGCATCTGAACCGCAGCCGGATTCATCAGATGAAGCTCCAGACACCGACGAGTCTGCGCAAGTGTCTTCGCAACCAAAACAGTTCGACGAATCCGTACAGGATGTTGCATCAGACGGCTTGAACGAACCAAGCGATGAGTGGCCGGTTTTCCTCGCTTGGGTGGTCGAACGTAGCGGAACCGCTGCTGCTACAATCCAGCAAACAGTGTCGCGCGCGCAGCGGACGCTCGAGAACTGTCAGGCGTTAGGTGCTCAGATATCTGAACCCGACGATGTCGTTAGGTGGCAAAAGGCGATCGGGGAGTTGCGACAAGAGATCGTTGACTGGCTCGAGGAGTTTCCCGAAGTCGAAGCACTGCGACAAAATCGGGACGAATGCCAGTCGGCGTTCAACCGCGCCAGCGATGTGCTCGGCGACAAGGGAGCCTGCCTTGTTCTGGAGCTCGAGGCTCCAGTGCCTTCGGAGCTTCAAAATGCCCTGGACGTGTTCGATGCTCAAGAGGAGCTTGTGTCGGATCTTCCTGCTTGGCTCGTCAAGCCGACCACAGAGGCAAGCAGCGAAGAAAGCCAGCTAGATTCCGCGCATTGGCTCGCGGCATTGTGCGACTCGAGTTTTCGCAAGGGAGTTGTTTCGTTAAGTCGAGCCATTGACCAAGCAGGGCTGACTTCTGCACAAATCGATATCGCCTCCATTTCTCCGCCTGATGAGGAGTTGGAGACATCTGAAAGGCTTCAGCATTTCGATCGCTCGTTTCGAGCACTACTCGATAATGCCAGCCTCGGAGATGTTGATGACGCGCACACAGAGTGGATCTCGAGAGCACGTGAGCATGGTATAAAACCCGATGCCCTTCGAGAGACATATGAGGAGGTTATATCCATCACTCCCCAATTGGGAGCTTCTCTCGTTAAGGAGTTTATTCGACATCTTGAAGGCGAAGAACCCGAAGCCATTCGCAGTTACGTAAGTCGGTTCAAGAAGGCGGCGAATGAGTTTTTGGACTTTGTGGGGACTGAGCAGATCGATGCGCCTCTTTCCATGATTGAGCAGCGCATGACGACTCGAGGCGAAGAGGGATCGGTGGCCACCTTTGCGCACGACCGTGTTACAGGACGCGGCCGTTTGGCAACTTTGCTCGTCGTCGAGAAAGAGGACTACTGGTGGATGTATCTGCCTGTTGTCATCGAGACAGACCGGCGGCGTTCCATGGACTTCGAACTTGAGGCCGATCTCGAACGTCCTTCGTTGAAGGAGACTTGGCCTCCGCGTCGAGCATCGATACGTCCAAAAACAGTGTCGATCGCACCGGAAGATTGGATTGAGAGTCCTTCCGACTCCTCAAAATTTCGCTACGAAATCAAGCTTGAACTTCCCTTTCGTGAGCCCCCGGACACCTACCTACATGTAAAGCTGCGAGGAGTTCGTGGATCACGCGTCTTGGCCGAGAAAATATTGAGGTGGGACAGCAGATGCTCTAAGAATCGCGAAAAAGCGAGCCTGGACTGGGGCCAAGATGCGATGGACTACATTAGGGAGCATCCGATTGGCATTCAGAAGAGTAGGGATGCCATCATCAAATGTCTCCTAAATACTCAATCCGTAGCTGTATTTGCCCCTCGTCGTTTCGGCAAGACAACCATTGCCAGATACATAAAGGAAGAGGGCCCAAAGCAGCAATTACTCGTCGCAGAGACGATCAGCTGCACGTCAAACCGCCGAGAAGACAATCGGCCCGGACTCAAATATCATAAAATCTGGAACGAGGTTTCGGAGGACCTTCAACTTAAAACAGGGAGTTCTCTAACTCTTCCATCCGACGCAAGACTCCCTTCTCGTGACGCTTTTGATCACGTTCGAGAGGCTGCCCATCGAAGAGGATACGAAGCAATAGCATTGGTCATCGACGAAGCACAGCTCTTCTTTCCACCGTCAGATGGGGGGCGACTCGGCGATCTGATAAAGGACCGCCTCGAAAATGAATGGGCACTTCGTCGTCCAGGTAAAGTGCCACTTGTCTTCTGCTTCATTGGTCTTCCCGAGCTTCGAAAGAGAATCCCGAACTTGCTGGGAGCCACAACAACATTCAGGTCAACTCCTGCGGAAGAACAAGACCTCTACAAGCTTATCGAACAACGCAGCGGCAAGCTTCTTGAAACGACTCGCGGGGCAAGACTGCTTCTTAGTCAAGTCTCCGAAAACTTCTACGTATTGCAACAGCTCTTGAACGCTCTTGTCTCATTGATCAACCAAGAAGGACGATGGTGGTTCAATAGACGTGACGTCAATCAAGTTTATGACGGCCTTCTCCGAGACCTGCGCAATGGCGGCGCATCAGAACTCGGGGGCCGAGTGAGAGATGCCCTCAACGAAGCAGAAAGTGTGAACGAGTGGCGACCAAGGCGTGAATACCCCGTCGCTGCGGCGCTTGCGCATACAAAATACGAAACTGGTGCGCGAGGCAAAGATCTGCTCCATCTCGTGGTACGGAAACTAAACGACTGGATTGATATCCTCGGAGGTTATGAAGGGAATGGCCTCCGCTACGATGTCCGTCTCGTGACAGAGAACCTCAGTCGCTTGAGTGACAGTGAACTACTCAAGGGCACTTCATTTCGCTCCAAATTGCTCGAAGCTTGGCTCATCGGACGTGTCGAATCTGGGATCGAGCTGGAATCTGAGATGCGAGACTGCCTTTTTCGAGGAGCGGTACCACACGTCACTGTTCCAGCAGACGCTGAGGAGGTTGCGTCGGGCTCCCAAGCGAGAATCTTACTGTCAGAGACGTCAGGCACGAAGAAAGTCTATCGCGAGGTTCGTGTTGGAAACGACCAAACGCGCGCCGAGGTGCTCGGTAATTTGACTACCCTCAAAGAGGTGCTCGCAGCCGCATCAGCTCATGAGGGGACGCCTTACGTTTTCGAGCTCGAGCAGGTGGGTCTATCATCACGGGACGCATCGCGCATTATCGAAGTTTACCCTTGGATTGAAGGTGCAGACTTAGGTTCCTATGAAGGGAGGTTACCCGCTCAAGCTGTGGTCGATCTCGGTGAACGTCTTGCAAAGGGCTTGCAGTTTCTCCATGGCTGCAACGTACTGCATCGAGACATTCGCCCACGCAACGTGGTGCTCCGACATCGAGGAAAGACGCCCGTATTGATCGACTTCGGACTTGCTCGCCTCTCCAACAGAGTCGGTGACACAACCATCCCCGATGAGTTCGCGGCGCCGGAAGTTCGCTCTGGTAGCGGGCGGTGGAGTAACGCAGCTGACGTATTCAGTCTTGGTCAGACTCTAAGCCATGTACTCAATACCGATACTGCGCCAACGGAATTGCTCGAGCTTCTCGTGCAGTGCGCGAAAGAGGACCCAACGGAGCGGCCATCTAGCCACAACGGAGCATTGGTTGATGCGTTTGCAGAGATTGGAACAACATTGGAGCTATCCCGCAAGAGAGAGGATTCCTGGCGGGAATTTCGGAAACTCATGGGAACCAATCTAGCCAAGAGCTGGTTTGGAGACATCTGTAAGAAGTTTCGAGCAACGATTGAAGCCGCCGAAATCGGCCTACTCCTCAGCGATTTCGACCGCGCATCGGCAGCAGCGGACTTTCTAAACCATGTGATGGAGGCATCACCGTATGGTTGCGATAATCTAAAACAGTTGGAGGACAAGACACGCGACCGAAATGATCGCAGCGCGCTCAAATTTGTCCGACACTTACGAAATCTCGACGCCCATCCATTCAAGAACGACGATCGGCGTTACAGAAAGTTTCAAGAGCATCCCGCCGAAGAACGGAAACACACGATGGAGGTTGCAGCCGAGATCATAGGTGCGGAGTCTGAACTAGACTCCCTTGGAAAAGTCCTAGAGTGGTTTCTAGCTTCCGAGTAG